The Pagrus major chromosome 5, Pma_NU_1.0 genomic sequence attttgggaaatgtttttgttccagGACTGCGTTTGATAAACACTTTTGTCCCATTTTCTATCCACTCGGTCACAGGATGACAGGGATGCCTTCTACGTCTGTGATCTGGGAGATGTGCTGAAGAAACACCTGCGCTGGGCAAGGGCCCTGCCCCGTGTCATGCCCTTCTATGCCGTCAAATGCAATGACAGCCGGGCTGTTGTTATGACACTGGCATCCCTGGGAACTGGCTTTGACTGTGCAAGCAAGGTGCGTGTTGGAAAATTTCCACTGCACTAGATGTTCTCAGAATAACACAGTCAAAGCTCTCTGAAATTGCACTGGCAGCTCGTGTTTTTAAATtggtactttttttttgctgactGTTGGCATTGTCCCCCTCTAGACGGAGATTCAGCTGGTTCAGTCTCTGGGAGTGGATCCAAGCAGAATCATCTATGCCAACCCCTGCAAGCAAGTTTCTCAGATCAAGTATGCGTCTGCCCATGGGGTCCAGATGATGACCTTTGATAGCGAGGTGGAACTCATGAAAGTGGCCCGCTGTCATGACAATGCCAAGTGAGACATTTTAACATCCATAATATGAAAGCTTTGTTATCTAATTTGCCTTATCGGCTTCTCTCCATATTTCCTTTTCACTAATTCCTTTTGTGCTTTGTGCCCAGACTGGTACTGCGGATTGCCACAGATGACTCAAAGGCAGTGTGTCGCCTCAGTGTCAAGTTTGGGGCCCCACTCAAAGCTTGTCGAGGTCTTCTGGAGCGGGCTAAGGAACTGGGGCTGGATGTGATCGGTGTCAGCTTCCATGTTGGCAGTGGTTGCACTGATCCAGAGACCTACTCCCAGGCTATCGCCGATGCCCGCTGTGTCTTTGATATGGGGGTGAGTTGTGATAGAATACTTATGTAACTGTGATATGTGGGTTTACAAATGACAAAGTAAACTTAGACTCTTGATTTTGACTTGTAGGATGAGCTGGGCTTCAACATGGACCTGTTGGACATTGGAGGTGGTTTCCCTGGTTCAGATGATACTGGACTCCAATTTGAAGAGGTATCATGCATTTTAAGAGGCGTTTCATAGGCTAAAtattattcatgtttattttggacttaaataaaacaaggcttttgtacttttaactgCAGTTTCTGCAGTACTAGCACAAGATAAGTCTATGGTCTGACATTTACCTGTGGATACTTCCTTTCCTTCTTTAGATCACAGCAGTAATCAACCCAGCCCTGGACAAATATTTCCCTACTGATGCTGGTATTAAGGTCATTGCTGAGCCAGGACGCTTTTATGTGGCCTCTGCTTACACACTGGTTGTCAACATCATTGCCAAGAAGGTCATCATAGATGATGAGTCGGCCTCTGACGGTAATAGccttgaatttaaaaaaaaaaaagaaaaaaaaaaaaagatttattctGAAAGCggatttgtaaaatattttctgcttcCTTTTtacagaggaagatgaagggaCCAATGACAGGACTCTGATGTACTATGTCAACGATGGAGTGTACGGATCTTTCAACTGTATACTCTATGACCATGCTCACTGTTTGCCAACACTACATAAGGTATGTGAAGTTCAAGAATAGGAATGGCAACAAAGTTTATCATACAAATGTGTCAgtgaatggaaaaacaaacaataattgTTGACCTGTGTCTCCACCTAACAGAAGCCAAAGCCAGATGAGGTCATGTACCCCTGCAGTATCTGGGGTCCAACATGTGATGGCCTTGATCGCATTGTTGAGCAGTGTAACCTGCCTGACCTGCAGGTGGGTGACTGGCTGGTTTTTGAGAACATGGGTGCCTACACTGTGGctgcctcctccaccttcaATGGCTTCCAAAGACCTGACATGCACTATGTCATGTCCCGCCCTGCCTGGTGAGTAGATGTTTCAAAAGCTGAAAGTGGTAGttgattttgtgtgtctgtctgtctgtctgtctgtctgtgtgtctgtgtcatttTGCAAAGAGCATGTTGCGTTCTAAGACAATCAAACTTTAATCTGCATTGTCTTCTACAGGCAACACATGCAGCAGATCTGTTCCCAGGGCATGCCAGCTCCTGCGGAGGAGACCTGCCTGTTTGAAGTGCCAGCCTGCTGTGGCCGAGAAAGCAGCTTGGAGATGCCCACTAAGCCCTGCCAGGCCCATGTTGTTTAGATCCATACTGTACATCGCAGCAATGTTATAGCATCCATTGTTTATTATTTGAGgaggtgctttttttttttttcttctctccaaaTGTACGTGAAATTTAAGGCCAGTTACTTGACAGGAGAATGAGAGGGGCACGTTGCACATATTTGTGTTCTGTATGGAAGCTGGGGATCAACCCTAAATGAAATGAGGCTGAATCACActctgagtgtctctgtgttctAGGCAGTGTGACAGGGTAACTCTGTACTTGAACTTGTTGCTGGAGTCTTATCTTGGTTGAGAGAGTGACTATAAGACAGAGCACTGTAGTTAATGAATAACCCATTTGCTGAACTGGAGTAGTGTAGGAAAATAAACTGTTTCTTTgctaaataaatcacaaaactATACTTGATGGAAACTGTAGCAGTAGTCCAAGAGGTGAAGGGTTACCAGTGCTTTTTAATATCAAAGTATAGTAGCAGATTGCCTTTAGCATAGGCAATGGGCAGTGCTAACTCACCTGCAAAATGTACAGGGAGTTATTAAACTGCTGACCCTTTAAAAGCCCTGCTAACAACTGAAGTCACATCTCTCTTGTATTGGCAAAGGGGTGGTTAGAGGGGTGATTTAAATCCTCACTAATGGCTGCtatgtttgtatttatattttaaacgATCTCCACTTCTGTACAGAACCTGTCAAGTGTTAGTCCtcaagatgatttttttttttttactggcaTTTATCATATAActaatctttgtttttgttttctgtaaatgCCTCTGTACTGATAATGGCCAAAGCCATGCTTTCCCATTTGCAAGAACTTGTCAGAGAGCAGTATATGTATGCACTACATACACCAGATAGACATTTCAGCTGCTCATGTCAAGCGTGTGATCCTTGCATTTGTACTGTTCACCAGAAACTACGGTGCCACCAAAAACAAATCTTGAAGATTAACACTTAAAACACAGGGACTCAAGAAGCAGACtgcacctctcctcctctcctccttattttattttttgtaacttgTAGAAGGCAGGACTTCTGTTCATGATATTAATAAGAAGCCGTGTTTAACCATACATTTTAAATGGATCTGAAAGAGACGGGATTGCAAATTCATAATGCTTTCCTATGGAAACTTTTtgaagttttgtatttttttaataaataaaatattaggTGCAGAGCCAAATTATGGacgttgtgttgtttttttaatgttgtccTATATGTACTTTAAACAGCTGTTGGAATGTTTCAAGAGTCCCATCTAGTGTTGGCACAAGGAACTGCTTTTAAACAGCTGTGCATTTGCCACAGTGACATTCTTGGCTTTGCATATACAGTTGTCAATAAGAGCTGGAACATGGCTGAATTTTCTCTTGTCACTTTTATCCGCCTTTCAACTCACATCTGATTTTGCATATCAGCCCTCAAGTTCAAACTCAAAACTTTATTCAGAAGTACCATACGCAGTGAAAACAAGTGCACACTGAGTTAAAGTGTTTTGAGATCATTGTCTTGAATCGTTTGGGGGTGGTATTGATCTTGAGAATGTGTTGTAgattatttaatgtgtttggtGTACACATACTAAAGGTAGattattcaaattcagaattaaCCTGCATAACTTTGAAGCATAAGACAGTTGGTAGAGTGAGTTTGATAGGGTCCTGTGGTCAAGTCCAGCATAGCTGTTACTTAGATGGTCAATATCCAATGAAGGACTTATGGATGAACATGAGGTTTAAAAACGTCTGTACCCAGAATGTAAATTATCCCTCAAGTCAATCATGACCTTTATAGATTTTATAAAACTCAACAACTGAACTGTGTGGCATGTGTAATCTTAATAACATTAAATCAACCTTGTTCCATAGATTGTGAACTATGTTTCAGTTGAAACGGTTACCACCAGTTAGCCTTAAAAGTAAACCTTAAGAGTGTCCtatcttgtgttgtgtttgtgtgtgtgtgtgtgtgtgtgtgtgtgtgtttggttagTCTGACCCCTTACCCTGTAGTATTAGTAATATGTTGATGCATGCATGTATTCATATATGTTAACTATTAATTATTATGTTCACTACTTCTACTTAGATTTACAACATGGCTGACATTTTACTCTTGTACTGTATATCCACAACAGTAGTATTAAAAGTGCTTTTCCATGAGATTATTGTTTATCATggtcttttacattttatatttctttcgACTACTTCTTTACAATTGAGAGTTAATTTAGTCAACAAAGTCTGTTCTGGCTAATGCTGTATTATTACACATGCAGACTTCTAAATCCAACTGGTATTTTGGTATGTggtttattatgttttatgatGTATCTTGTCTGGTAATGTTTAGTTTAAAGCCTGGGCTGTATGTAATTATCGTCtctaaagctgctgtaagtgatccccccctttttttttaaaaatcaaaataagTATTAAATAGCTGtttattccaacagtaatcactgttatagagtgtttggtcagaagcccatgtctctcctccccctgctcatgcagtacAAGAGAATAGACATTTTCTGGTCTCCGTCCCCACTTTAGAAAGAGtaggatcctcctgtttgctgctatgtctggcgATTACCACTCTGCCTTTATGTGGTGACGTAGAGTAGAGAGGATTGCTAattgcaaaatggacaggaagttatcTTAAACAACGATATTGTTACATCAGCTTTAAATATGTGTAATTGTTTCCCATTCTGGAGCAGATTAATTGTGTATACTGTGAACACACCATGGACACAAGTTACATAGCTACATAGCAAGTGCAGTAttcaaaaacaaagttaaagttaaTTTATTCACAGTAAACAGTCCTCAAAAAATGTCtctttacaaacaaaaacactaccTAAATCTTAAACAACCACGATACAAAATGAAGTAATAAAACAGAAGCAAAATTACCACATAATCAGTAATTCAATTTCTAAGTTCATCAGTAAAACTGAGTCATATCTGAAAGACAATATGATCAAAAATATGAGAATGATACACACAGGtcaatatataatatttacagGTATGCTAAAcgtaaaacaaaataacaatacaTAGCCAAACACTTGCCTACACACTAGCGTctctttttagtttttcatcTTTAATCCTCTATATACAATGCTTTTTAAACCAGCAAATCACCAGAGAAAGGTCAGTCAAAATCCTAAattatcttcatttttttctaaaacatcTCATGATTTATTACCAGTGGTAGTAATGGCAGTAAAGATAAATGTAACAACACAGCTGTTAGAACTTCTAAGCACGGTACAAATAGCAAGAACTACTGTGAATGTCTTGTGACAAGACAGAAATCATGTGTCTTACACATGACAGCTGATTTGACAGAATGACAGATGCAGCAATTACAGGTGACAACGCATTATCTTTTCTTTGTACTCCAAAATGTCACGCAAAGGCTGAGATGTATGTAGAAGcaagagggtcaaagttcaaggtACACTGTCATGAGGAAGTAGTATGTTCCAGTTGTATGCATACTGTATGCAACTTGTATGTACTTtgtaagggcagctacagtatgtactaaaagttaaaaagtaaaatcatgCGTTTTGGAACACACCCTCTGTCAAATACAAAggtagccagttagcttagcttagcattctAGAAGCAGCTA encodes the following:
- the odc1 gene encoding ornithine decarboxylase, whose translation is MNTATPAEFEFSFLEEGFSARDIVEQKINESSMTDDRDAFYVCDLGDVLKKHLRWARALPRVMPFYAVKCNDSRAVVMTLASLGTGFDCASKTEIQLVQSLGVDPSRIIYANPCKQVSQIKYASAHGVQMMTFDSEVELMKVARCHDNAKLVLRIATDDSKAVCRLSVKFGAPLKACRGLLERAKELGLDVIGVSFHVGSGCTDPETYSQAIADARCVFDMGDELGFNMDLLDIGGGFPGSDDTGLQFEEITAVINPALDKYFPTDAGIKVIAEPGRFYVASAYTLVVNIIAKKVIIDDESASDEEDEGTNDRTLMYYVNDGVYGSFNCILYDHAHCLPTLHKKPKPDEVMYPCSIWGPTCDGLDRIVEQCNLPDLQVGDWLVFENMGAYTVAASSTFNGFQRPDMHYVMSRPAWQHMQQICSQGMPAPAEETCLFEVPACCGRESSLEMPTKPCQAHVV